A region of the Mycobacterium sp. NBC_00419 genome:
ACGGCCGCATCGCCGCGGTGGGTTCGCTGGCCGAGTGCCAGGCGGCGTGCCCGGACGCCGAGGTCCTCGACACCGGGGTGGCCGCGCTGCTGCCCGGGTTCGTCGAACCGCACAGCCATCCGGTGATGAGCGGTGTGGCCACCCAGCCACCGGCGCGATCCATCGCGCCATGGGTCGCGCCGACCTGGGCTGATGTGGAAGCGATCATCGCCGAGGCGATCGCCGCGACCGACCCGGCGACCCCGCTGCTGTTCGCCGGATTCGACGCGCTGCTGCACGGCCGGCCCTCGCCGAAGGCCGACGAACTCGACCGGATATTCGGCGAGCGGGTCGCGGTGATCGCCGACAACTCGGGCCACGGCGCGTATTTCAACACCGCGGTCATGAAGCGCAACGGCTGGGATGTCACCCCGCCCCCGGATCCGGCCGGTGCCCATTACGGCCGGAACGCCGACGGCAGTCTCAACGGCCAGGGCTTCGAAACGGCGGCCATCATGGCGATCGCCGCGCCGGTGATGGCCGAACTGGGCGGCAACCCGCTGTTCAGCGCCGCACAGTACTACGCGGAGATGGCGCGCGGCGGCTACACGTCCACCTCGGACATGACCTATGACCGCAATCTCAAGACCGCCTACGAGGCGCTGGCCGCCGCGCCGTCGTGTCCGCTGCGGGTCAGCATGTGGGAGATGTCGACCTCCGACAGCTTCGCCGACCCCGAGAGCTTCGCCGCGGGCGAGGCGTTGTTGGTCAAACGCGGCGTGAAGCTGTGGACCGACGGCTCGCCGTGGATCGGCAACATCGCGACCTCGTTTCCCTACCTGAGCAACACGACCACCGCCGACGCCGGTATCGACCCCGCGGTGGCCGGTGGGGCGCGCTCGTTGAACTACACCCGCGAGGAACTCGACGTCACCCTCGACAAGGCCGCTCCAGCAGGCTGGCAGATGTCGTTTCACGCCAATGGCGACCTGGCGATCGAGTTGGCGCTCGACGCCTACGACGCGGCGCTGCACCGGCACAACCTGGTCGGCACCGACCATCGTTGGCGGCTGGAACACCTCGGTGCGGGCACCCGCGCGCAATTCGAGCGGGCCGCGGCACTGGGTGTCTACGTCTCGATGGCGCCGTTTCAGTACTACTACTGGGGTGACCTGCTCGACGGTCAGCTGTTCGACCACGAGCACGGCAGCCGCTGGCAAGCATTCGGTGACGCGGCGGCCGCAGGTGCGGTGCTGTCGCTGCACAACGACGGGTCGGTGTCGCCGCCGACACCGGTGCTCAACATCGCGACGGCGGTGTCCCGGCGCACCAGGGCGGGCAATGTCCACGGTCCCGAGCAGGCGATCTCACTGGACCAGGGGTTGCGTGCACATACGATCGACGCCGCACGCACACTGCACCGGGAGGATCTCGTCGGTTCGGTCAGCGTCGGCAAGCTCGCCGATTTCACCGAACTGACCGCCGACCCCTACACAGTCGATCCGGCGGAATTGGCGCAGAAAGCTCAGGTGAGCGGAACGTGGTTGAGCGGCAAGCGAATCGACCTCGACGAGTTCCTGGGAGCCGTCGGAGGTGCCGACCCCGGCACGCATGCTCATCTGGCCGGTGAACCCCGGCACACCTGCTGCTGAACCGTGCCCCGGGTCAGGCGGCCGGGCGGACCCGATCCGAACGCGCAGGCCGCCCTGTCGAGGCCACGGACTTGGCGGTGGACCGGCTCGCGGTCGGGCTGCCGGCATCCGTTGTGGACCGCGAGCTTCCCGAGGCAGCCGCCGTCCGGGGCTTGATCGGGACGACGGACGCACCGCGCACCTTGGCAGCCCCGGCGGTCCGCACCGACGTGAGCCGTGCGCCGGCGGTCTCGACCGCCGCCGGTGCGGCCGCAGGCGCCTGCGGCCGGATCGCGTCGACGATGGCATATCCGACGTCACCCAACACCTTGCCGGGCAGCACGGCGGTCGCTTTGATGACGGCGCCCACAGCTTCCACGGTCTTCTGCAGCACCAGGCCGGCATCCCCGGTCGCCAGCGCGAGCTGGACGTCGTAGACCGCCCGCGAACCCGCCAGCGCCCAGTCGCGATAGTCGACGAACAGTGCGGTTCCCAGTGCCGGATGTTCCGGCACCGCAACGCCATTCCAGCTCACCAGAGTCCAGCCGTCGGTCGGGTTGCCTCGGACCACCACGATTCCGGTGTTGCCGAGGAAGTTGTTGTTGACGAAGTCGAGGGTCGGCGGGTTCTTGACGTTCAACATCACCCAGCTGGTGATCGTGCCGTTGTGCGAGAACGCCAATGGGTTCGCGTCGGGGTTGAGGGCGTCGGCCGTGAAGGACGAGTACTTGTTCATCTCGTCCCAGTAGATCTTCTGGATGGCGGCGTTGGTACGGTCGTAGAAGGCGATGCCGTTGACATCACCATTCGCCAAAGTGGGTGTGGGGCTTTGCGGCATCGGGGTCAGCCAGCTGCCCAGCCTCCACTGGTCCTGAACATTGACGTAGGACGTCATTCGGGGGTCCACGAATTTTCCGTCGGGGGTCGTCACGGTGCTGGCCAACTCGTTGGCGCCGGCGCGGACCTCGAGCAGTCCGTTCAGGGCGACCGGCGTCAGTCCGGCGTACTGCGCGTAGGGCGCGGCGGTCTGTGAGGTTCGGATCAGGGTGGAGGTGTAAATGGCGTCGTAGTCAACGCCTTTCGCGATCAGGGTGTCTTTCAGAGCCTGCGCCTGGGTTTGGCCCAGCGGGCTCAGATCGGGGCCCGGTGGAATCGAGCCGAGGATCTGCTCGACGTTCTCCATCGACTGGGCGTGCCGAACAAACGTCAGCGTCATCGAGGTGGCCGCCCAGGCCACTGCCGAGGACGCGATGAACATCACGACCGCCAGCACGACGATCGCCAGGCGTTGGAGCCACCGGGACGGCTGACTGGTTGGCCACACACGAACAGCGGACATCGGCACCCCTACGGTCGACGGACGAGACACGCGCGGGCCCTGAAACCCCCCGGCTGGGGCGAAGCATAACCGACCTCAACGTCCTCCAGGCGGTTTACAGTGCAACGATTCCCAGACCCGTCGGCTACGCGAGCGTGGTCTTCATCAGGGCGACGTTGTAGTCACCCCATAGCGACATGTTCCAGTAGATGTCCTGGCCGGTGGACCACGGATCCATCATCGGCGCGTACAGGCCGGGATACTGCAGTGAATTCACCAGCGGGGTGGCCGACGACCAGGTGCCCTGCGGCGAATCAGCCGTCCGCATCACCACCGTGCCGGTGCCGTCGGAGTACATCGCCACGTACTTGTTCAGGTAGGTGTTGTACTGCACCGACATCTCGCTGACGTGGCCGTTGGGTCCGCCGACGCCGAAGACACCGGCGACCCAGCTGCCGAAGAACAGGCCGAGCTGGCCCAGGAATCCGCCGGCGTTCTGGTTCTGCGTAGTCGGCGGCAGGATCGGTATTGCGGCCGACGGGTCGTTGATCGTCCAGGATGCGCCGTTCCAGTACTCGTACTGGTCGAGGTCGAGGATGGCGTCCTGCTTGACCCGTGAGACGTAGGCCGAGCCCATCCGCCCCGACGGGGTGCCGAATGAGTAGACGTACCCGGCGTCGGCGGAGTCGGCGGGCGGCTTGACGTAGGCGCCCTGCTGAAAGTTCTGGTTGCCGTAGACGAATGATCGGCTGGATCGCAGCCAGCTGGCGGCCCGGATGGTCTGCGGGGCGACGGTCCAGTTCTGCCCGTTGTCATCGGAGTAGGCGATCGCCGAGTAGTTGGTGGTCCACTGGCCGCCGAAGTCCCACGATCGAACCGACATGAAGTTGACGTATTGCCGTGCACCATAGGTGTTGTCGTACGGCACGGAGATCGCCGCAGTCGGGATGATCGTCACCTCGGAGCCGAACAGCCCCAGGTAACTCGCGTTGCCCCGGATGACCTGTTTGGACATGCCGGTCGAACTCAGCGGCGAGCCGGCGAACGGGTTGGTCAACGAGCCGGTTGCGAACGTCCGGGCGATCGGGTCGGTGGTGCGCAGCAGCACGTTCGAGCGCCACGCACCGCTCATGTTCGGACCGCTGAAGGTGTCTCCGAAGATGATGAGCACCTGACGGTCCTGGCCGGTCATGCCGTTGTCCCACATGACGCCGACGTCGGTGCCGTAGATGCCGAACCGGGCCGAGGTGCCGTTGTTGGGTCCGGTAACCCAACCGACCTTGGTCGTGACGGGTGACGACGTCACCGCGGCCACCGAGGCGGTGGCCGTCGGCGTCGTGGTTGTGGCCTCGGTGTCGCGGCGCGTCCACGACGCCAGGGCCATCAGCGGAGCCGGATCCACCGGGGCAACCGGCCGGTTGGGGGCGAAGGAGCCGGCGGCCCGGGAATCTCTGCGCGGCAGCGCTTTCGGCACCTCGACGCTGTCGCGGGCCCCGGCGGCCGTCGTCGTCGCAGCGCTGGGCGCCGCGCTCGCGGGCTTCACCGTCGTGCGTGGCGAGGAGGCCCGCTGGTGGCGCGGCGAGTGCGCGGCCGAGGTTGAGCTCGGCGTGCCGTCACCGGACTCCGCTGACGCAATCCCCGAGCCGCTGGCCAGCGCGGTGCCTACACCGAGTGCTATCGCCAGGCCCCCGATTCGGCCCACATACGTTGCTCTGCGCATTCCGTACTCCCTAGATCGCCCGTCCAGTATTGACCGCACAGGGGTCCACCGATCGGAGTACACGCGAATCATCCCCCACCGGGGCCGCTCGGTGGACAGACGCCGGTGTGGTGGCGGCGCAGTATTCATCTCGAGCCGCTCAAGCGAAGCGGACCCAGACTTGGAGGACACGATGACTGCACAGATCTCGAAGCGCACCGCAGGGCTGCTGGCCAGCGTCGTCGCCGCCGGCGGGCTGGCCCTGGGCTTGGGCTTCGCCCCCACCGCCAGCGCCGCCAACGGCTGCGGGTACGGCTACCATCTCGACGGCGGCAGCTGCGTCGTCAACCTGCCCGGCCCCGGCGCCCAGGCCGACCCCGGTCACCCGAACTGCTGGATCAACGGCAACGACGATCAGCGTTGCTACTGAACCATCCGACCCCCTTTTCATCCCGCCCGGG
Encoded here:
- a CDS encoding DUF4185 domain-containing protein; its protein translation is MRRATYVGRIGGLAIALGVGTALASGSGIASAESGDGTPSSTSAAHSPRHQRASSPRTTVKPASAAPSAATTTAAGARDSVEVPKALPRRDSRAAGSFAPNRPVAPVDPAPLMALASWTRRDTEATTTTPTATASVAAVTSSPVTTKVGWVTGPNNGTSARFGIYGTDVGVMWDNGMTGQDRQVLIIFGDTFSGPNMSGAWRSNVLLRTTDPIARTFATGSLTNPFAGSPLSSTGMSKQVIRGNASYLGLFGSEVTIIPTAAISVPYDNTYGARQYVNFMSVRSWDFGGQWTTNYSAIAYSDDNGQNWTVAPQTIRAASWLRSSRSFVYGNQNFQQGAYVKPPADSADAGYVYSFGTPSGRMGSAYVSRVKQDAILDLDQYEYWNGASWTINDPSAAIPILPPTTQNQNAGGFLGQLGLFFGSWVAGVFGVGGPNGHVSEMSVQYNTYLNKYVAMYSDGTGTVVMRTADSPQGTWSSATPLVNSLQYPGLYAPMMDPWSTGQDIYWNMSLWGDYNVALMKTTLA
- a CDS encoding histidine phosphatase family protein; this translates as MSAVRVWPTSQPSRWLQRLAIVVLAVVMFIASSAVAWAATSMTLTFVRHAQSMENVEQILGSIPPGPDLSPLGQTQAQALKDTLIAKGVDYDAIYTSTLIRTSQTAAPYAQYAGLTPVALNGLLEVRAGANELASTVTTPDGKFVDPRMTSYVNVQDQWRLGSWLTPMPQSPTPTLANGDVNGIAFYDRTNAAIQKIYWDEMNKYSSFTADALNPDANPLAFSHNGTITSWVMLNVKNPPTLDFVNNNFLGNTGIVVVRGNPTDGWTLVSWNGVAVPEHPALGTALFVDYRDWALAGSRAVYDVQLALATGDAGLVLQKTVEAVGAVIKATAVLPGKVLGDVGYAIVDAIRPQAPAAAPAAVETAGARLTSVRTAGAAKVRGASVVPIKPRTAAASGSSRSTTDAGSPTASRSTAKSVASTGRPARSDRVRPAA
- a CDS encoding amidohydrolase — translated: MSSQILTAGTVITMDPARPRAEAVAVTDGRIAAVGSLAECQAACPDAEVLDTGVAALLPGFVEPHSHPVMSGVATQPPARSIAPWVAPTWADVEAIIAEAIAATDPATPLLFAGFDALLHGRPSPKADELDRIFGERVAVIADNSGHGAYFNTAVMKRNGWDVTPPPDPAGAHYGRNADGSLNGQGFETAAIMAIAAPVMAELGGNPLFSAAQYYAEMARGGYTSTSDMTYDRNLKTAYEALAAAPSCPLRVSMWEMSTSDSFADPESFAAGEALLVKRGVKLWTDGSPWIGNIATSFPYLSNTTTADAGIDPAVAGGARSLNYTREELDVTLDKAAPAGWQMSFHANGDLAIELALDAYDAALHRHNLVGTDHRWRLEHLGAGTRAQFERAAALGVYVSMAPFQYYYWGDLLDGQLFDHEHGSRWQAFGDAAAAGAVLSLHNDGSVSPPTPVLNIATAVSRRTRAGNVHGPEQAISLDQGLRAHTIDAARTLHREDLVGSVSVGKLADFTELTADPYTVDPAELAQKAQVSGTWLSGKRIDLDEFLGAVGGADPGTHAHLAGEPRHTCC